The following is a genomic window from Nitrospira sp..
CATTCTTCAAACTGATACAGCTCGAGCATGCGTTCCTCCTCTCAAACCTTCCACACCTGGGTCGCTTCCCTGCAGACCGTTCCGTGCAGCTTCACATGTCGCCGAGCGGACTGACGTTCGACCAGGCGCATCCTCGTTGAGTTCGTCGACCGAATTGGCGGTCAACGCCCAAGACCGGTCGCCAAACGTTTGCCCACAACATCCCAGTCGACATTGGCGAAAAAGGCCTCGATATACTTCGCTCTATCCGACGGTTTGTAGTCCAAAATGAACGCGTGTTCCCACACGTCCAAGACGAGCAAGGGAGTGAAACCGGCCACGTTCCCGATCTCATGCAATGTGATCCAATGGTTCGAGAGACGGCCGTTCGTCGGATTGCGATAACAGATCGCCCAACCCACCCCGCGCAATCTGGCGATGCTCGCGAAATCCGTTCTCCAGGTCGCGTAGCTGCCGAAGCTCGTCTCGGCCTCCTTGCGAAACGCAGACGAGTGATCCGGATCGCCTGATCCGTGCCGTTTCAGGTTATCGAAATAATATTCATGCAGCACCATCCCATTGTATTCGAATCCGAGGCGGCGCGTGATCTCCGAATAGGCGGGCATTTCTTCCTGATCCACCGTGCCGTCCTTCAGAAACCCGGCGATCCGCTCTGTGAGCCGGTTGGTTTCTCGGACATACCCTTCGTACAGTTTAAAGTGCATCTCCAGCGTCTTGTCCGAGATGCCGTTGAGACCGCTCAATTGGAACTGCTTCGCTTGATAGGCTTGCGTAATCACCATGAGGCCTCCGTTCGTGGATCAAACCTGTTCTTGAACAGTGAGATTTTCACATTCCTCGCGATTCAGCGCGACACACGATAAAAATCTTTCGGATACATCACAACAAACCCATGAGACATGAAGGCCGCTTTTCGTTACGATCGCGATGTCCATGTGTATATGATCGGAAACGAACCGACCATTCGACAAAGCTGGACGCACCAGTCGAACTTTCACAACAAACGCGAGTCGTTATGCATGGGACAACGGCTCTGCGAGAAGGGAAACCGGGCGCTCGCGCACGTGCACAAAAGCTTCGCGCGTCATCCATCTTCGCTTGCTCTTGCGTGATTTCCGCGTCTCAGACGAAGTCGGCTCACATTGTGAGGTTAGGGGTCAATGCCCATGCCCACCCCCAGACCAATTCGTGCCCGTAGAAGATCGTGTCGGGTCACCGAGTACGCCACCACGCCGTCTCGCTCGACAGGCAGACTCACGACATGGTGATGTTCCATCGTCTTCGCCGCGTGGGAAATCTCCGTCGAAGGCGTGATCACCAACCGATCCTTCCGCATGATCTGCTCTGCCGTCAATTTATCGAGATCACGCCTTGTATCGAGCATTTTCATGACATCAAACTCATTGATGAACCCGAGATACTTGCCCTTGGCATCCACCACCGGCGCGCCGGCCGTGTGGGTCGACAACAACGCCACCGCGATCTCCATGCCGTTCTGTCCGGTGTGAAAGACCAACGAATTGGTAGCATCAATCTGACCAACGGTCTTGAGTCCGCCTTCCGGCACGCCTTCCTTAGTCATGAGATCCTCCTTTACTGGTTGCTGAACGGCTTGGTTGATCACTTGACTCCGCGTCTCACCGATTCCGATACGATATTACCGTGGAGTCTTGTCGGTACCCTCGTCGATATTTCGGGGGCCCTCTATGTCTCAAGTCTCATCGATGCGACAGTTCATTTCGTCTTCTGCGGCACGAACGCGACGTCGGTCACCATGTTTTCGCCATCCACCAACAGCACGGCTGACTCGCCCTTGGACAGCTTCGCCAACCACGGCTAATGAGCGGCCGCACCCAGTACGGGTGTTCGGCGCCGTCGTCGATTCGAATGACGGTAGTATGGTCCTGCAAGGGCTTCATGATCTTGCCGGGGGCCTGAGCATGGGAATGAATCGGGATTGAACTTCACCGCTATTAATTCATGCCTGGTCGCTTCTGATCTCCTCTATCATGCCCAGCAGCACCGCGTCTCCGGGCAGCAACTGCGGAGGCGTCGTTGCTGCGTCAGGCGCTGCGCCGGCGAGAGACGTCGTCGAGAGTATTCAGAGAACCATCACCCATCGCAAACCGTTCCGTGCCATCATGATGCTTCCCTCCTGAGCTTGGGTCGACCGGATATCGTCGCACCTTCCTTTGCATTTCATGTGGTGATGGGCCAAGGCTTCCAAATCCGTGTCGTCGAGTTCCCGCTCTAGCAGGCTGCGGAAAAACTCGATTGTTGTGCAATACACCGTGATCTGCTCATGTGCCGTGTCGGTGTCAGTATCGCCCGCAGGATGCGTAAAGAGGCCGTCCAGCAAGGCCGCAGCGAGTGAAGAAGCGAATCGTACTCTGTGCCGTACGGTGAGCTTCTGAGCGATGCGAGAACACCGCTGGCGGACTTTTTCCGCATCCTGCTAGCCAAGGACTGAGAACAAACCATTTTCCCTTTATCGAACAGAGGCTCTACCGAACCGTCTTGAACGATCACGACGAAGGTATCTCTCAGAGAGCATGTCAGCATATTCCATACCTCTTGGTTTCTGATATCAGACCGGAATGCCTCTCACTATTGCGAAAACCACCTTTCGTTCGTCGAATCGTTCGGGGAAAATTTTGTCCTCACCACGAGGACGACGTGGGGGAGACTGAACCTCACACAATGGCGAGATAGATGTGCGTGAATCCCGCATTGTCCTGAAGTTCGGAACCGTTGCGATATACCCGATTTGTTCCGTCACCCTTTGAGAGTCGACCGTAGCAGAGCCGATATTTCAGGATGAATGCCTTTGGAATAACCTTTCTACAGATAGCGCAACTGTGTGGAAACGACACAGATGAGACAGTCGTAAACGGCAAATGTTTGGTGCTCATCCCTTCATCATTTTGAGCATTTCCGCACAACGCGCGCAGTGCGAAAAAGGCACAACGATCTCAAGGTCGGTTATCGTCATCATCATCAATGCTGATCTGCCATAGATTCTCTGTCCCATTGGTCATGAAATTCTTCCGAGAAATACTGAAACGTTCCTGTCGTTCGTTCAAACAGGACCGAGACTTGCTTATCTCGTCGATCGAATAAGACATTGAGGTGAAAGGGTCGGAACAATTTCATTCCACTATCTTTGTCTCGACGAGACGTTATGAAGATTCCTCATCATAATCGTCCTGGTATCGGTATTCACGAAATGGCGATTCAAGAACTATCGAAACAGTCGGCGCATTGTACGCAACGTATCGGTCGATGGAGAGTGGTCGAGTGTACGGTTCTCATCGTCGGGTTGATCGTATTTCTGGCGACCAAAGGGGAATCCAACCAAGTTTCAAAGGTGATGGAAACCGAACGGCTGATCCTTCGGGACGGAGCAGGCAATCTTCGTGGTGAGTTCAGCACGGGCCGGGATCATTCGCCCACCCTATGGCTGTTCGACAAAGAAGGGACACGACGCGCCGAGTTGAGTCTGCTGCCGGATGGAACTCCGGGGTTGAGACTCTTCGATGAACGCGAAACCATTCGTATCGACATCGGTCTCCTGGAAAGCCAACCCACCCTGAGTATTCGAGACAAGACCGGGAAGGATCGCGTCAAGGTGGTGGTGACGCAGGATGGAGAGCCCTATTTGCAACTTCATGACACGACGGGCAACGTTATTTGGTCGACGCCCGCGCATAAACTGGAAGTCATCAATTGAGAGAAGCGAACCGTCCGGAGCGCGGGCGATTCGTCGCGGATGACCGAAGGTCAGGTTGCCGGGCCGACAGACTATGACTGGATTGCCGTCTCGTCATCGACAAAAGGCATGGCCTATGCGACACGTGCAAGACTTTATGGAAAGAAAAGGATTTCTCTCTGGTCTGTCGGTCGAGAACGCAGTGCGACCCATGATCCTGGATTCATGGACCCGTTGCGTTCAGGGCGGACTGCCCACCGAGCCTCAATCGCTCACCCTCCGGCGAGTGAGCGACGACGAGCTGTCACAACGCCTGGAACACAACCGCGAGTTGGTCGAGATTACCCGACCGTACCTTCGCCTGATCTCAACGGTCCTCGAACCGATCACACACACGGCCTATCTCGTCGATCGTCAAGGCATTGTCCTAGAAAGCTCCGGAAACGTTCCGGATCTCAGTCGCAACGTCGAACTCCTTCCGGGCTATGATTGGTCGGAGCGCGCGATGGGAACGAATGGCGCAGGAACGGCGTTGGCGACGAGGCAGGCCGTCGCAGTGATCGGCGCCGAACACTTCATGCGGCACTTACACGACTGCGTGTCCACCGCCGCGCCCGTCCATGATGCGGCCGGTGTCATAATCGGAGCGCTCGCGGTCGCCGGCTCGACAACGGACGCAGCCCCGGACCGTCTGAAACTCATCGCTCAACTCGCTTCCATGATCGGGCAAGGGCTGTCATCGGGGCCCGAAGCGACGAACGCATCCGGAGCTTACAAGACCGTTGCGCGCGACTGGAAACACACATGACGAACTGCTCCTGGACTGGTGCGGTATTCGTGAATAACGAACCGACCTGCCGTGAGTTGATCGATTTACTCCCCGCCGCCGTCTATGTCTGCGATGCGAACGGAGTCGTTGTTCACTACAACCGCCGCGCCGCCTGGTTATGGGGTCGCGAGCCTCGGTGCGGCGATCCTACCGAGCGATTTTGCGGGGCGATCAGAATCTATCTTCCGGACGGAGTCCCGCTCCCTCACGAACAAATTCCGACCGCTAGGGTGCTGCGCACCGGACTGCCTCAGGACAATCGCGAGTTGATCCTTGAGCGGGCAAACGGGTCGCGCAAAACAGTCTTGGTGAACGCGGTCCCGCTCAAAAACGAGTCGGGAGAAGTCACCGGCGCGATGAATTGCATGTTCGACATTACGGACCGGAAACATGCGGAAGAGGCATTGAGGAGTCGAGACGCCCGGCTTTCGCACATCTTTTCCAGCGTCCCGGTCGTGCTCTACGAGGCCGAAGCGATCGAACCCTTCGGAAGGATTTGGGTCAGCGACAACATCGAAGCCCTCTCCGGTTTTCTGTCCGAACAATTTATCGAAGATCCCGGATTTTGGGCGTCTCGATTGCACCCTGACGACCGTGAGCACGTACTCCGGACGTTTGCCACGCTCGGCGATCGAGAGAGGCTGAGTTCCGAATACCGGTGGCAGCACGCCGACGGCAGGTATCGGTGGTTCCTCGATCAGGCTGTGATACAACGCGACACCAATGGTCGGCCGACCGCCATTCTCGGAACGCGACAGGACATGACCGAGCAACGAGAGACCCGCCACCGACTCCAGCAATCGCTGGATCAATTGCGAATGCTCTCCCGCCGTCTCGAATCGGTGAGAGAAGAAGAACAGCGCCGGCTTGCCCGCGAGATCCATGATGAATTGGGAGCCCTGATGACCAGCATGAAACTGGATCTCGCCCAGATGACCGACTGGCTCATCGACGCGGGCCTTGGAACGGCGGCGACTCCGTTGCAGCGCAAGGTCGCTTCGCTCGATAAAACGCTGGATCAAACCATCACCGTGGTGCAACGGATCGCTGCCGATCTTCGCCCCGGCGTGTTGGACGATCTCGGTCTGATCGCGGCGATCCAGTGGCAGGCCAAAACGTTCAAGTCTCGCACCGGAATTCATTGCGATGTGATCACGGACACGGACGATGTGCAGATCGATCCCGAACAGGCCACGGCCTTGTTCCGTATCTGTCAAGAAGCCCTTACGAATGTCGCACGGCACGCTCATGCGACCGCTGTGGTCATCCGCTTCAGCGAAACGGCAGGGCAAGTCCTACTTGAGATCGAGGACGACGGTCGAGGTATTCCGGCCGAAAAACTGACCGACCGCATGTCGCTGGGGCTGCTCGGCATGCGCGAGCGGGCGGAACTCAGCGGAGGAGAGGTCCACATTACGGGGAACCTCGGCAAAGGGACCGTCATCATCGTACGGATGCCGACCGTTCCGTCGCACATGGATGTCGCGCCACGGACTCTGTAGGCCGTTGTTCGGTACGCACTGTTGACGGCCGGACTCCCGGCGATCGGCGTCATACACCGACGAGAGGGTTATGTTTAAAATTCTGATCGCCGATGATTTCCCGGTCCTTCGAGCAGGCGTCAAAGAGCTCGTGAGCAGGGTCATGCCCGTCACGATCGGTGAGGCCGCCGATATTCCGGAAATGCTCCGGCTCATCCGGACTCAAACCTGGGATACCCTCGTGTTGGACATCAATATGCCGGGGGGGAGCTCGATCGATGCGCTGCGGGAGGTCAAACGCGACTATCCCAAGCTCCCGATCCTGGTGCTGAGCATGTATCCGGAAGAACAGTATGCGTTACGGATGTTCAAAGCCGGCGCCAACGGATACCTCACCAAAACGGCCATCCCTGCCGAATTGGTGCAAGCCATCAAGAAAGTGCTCGGCGGCGGCAACTATGTCACCCCGCTGATCGGCGAGCAACTTGCCGTGGCCTACGGATTCCCCTCCACGCATCGGGACCAGCTCAGCAATCGCGAACTGGAGGTCTTACGGCTGATCGCTTCGGGCAAGACCTGCACGGAAATCGCCGCCGAACTGTCGTTGAGCGCGACGACCATCATCACCTACCGTGCGCGCATTCTCGAGAAACTCCACTTGAGAAACAACATGGAACTCACGCGATACGCGCTGGAACAGAAACTGATCTTCTAACCTGTCGGCCTTCCTCCGAAATCGCGATCGAGACTGGCGGGCTCTCAACGCTGAAGGTCACGTCGACGCGTTCGGCTCTTCGACCACCGGTTTCCCTCGTCATTCGCAGCTAAGTCCTCCCTACCTGGCCCACAGGATGTGGTGGTTTTCGAGCGGGACTGCCGCCTCGGGATGGGCAGGCACGACACGGAGGGTGAAATGGTCGGCAGGCCGCGCCGACTGTGCGCTTCCACGAAACAGATGCCAGCCCGGAGCGGTCGATGTTGTTTCTTCTCTGACCAGCGGCAGGCACACGCGATCTTCTCCCCCTCCCGGATCGGCATAGAGTTCGACTCGGACATCGGCAGGGTCGAGGCCTCCCAGATGAACCGGTGCTGAAAAGCGCCATTCTCTTTTGTCGCGTGTGACCCGCACTTCTCCGAACCGGATGTTCGGCCACTGTTGTTCCAGTGCAGCTTTCCATGCCAGAAGATGCTTCACCAGGCTCCCGCCTTTCGCAATCCGCTTGCGATAATCGCGGCTCGCAGGCAAATAGAGCGTTTCCACATACTCGCGCAACATGCGATTGCTGCTGAACAGGGTGGTAAGCCGAGCCATACTTTCCGTGATCCGGGCGACCCACCCGGCGGGGATGCCTCGCGCATCGCGGGCGTAGAACGCCGGTACGATTTCTCGTTCCAGCAGATCATAGAGCTGTCCCGCCTCTACCGCATCCCACGCGGGATCGTCGTGCTCCCGACCGTCGCCCAGCGCCCAACCCACTTCAGGCGAGTAGGCCTCGGCCCACCAACCGTCGAGCTCGGAGAGGTTGAGCCCACCGTTGACCAGCACTTTCATCCCGCTCGTTCCGCAAGCCTCCCAGGGACGCCTCGGCGTGTTGATCCACACGTCCACGCCCTGCACCAGATGTTGCGCCAAGACCATGTCATAATCCGTGAGAAAAATGACCCGCTGACGAACCAGCGGCCAACGCACGAACCGCACGAGTTGTTGAACGAGCCGCTTACCTTCCTCATCCTGCGGATGAGCTTTTCCCGCCACCACGAGCTGAACCGGTCGTTCCGGATGATTCAGCAACCGGGCCAACCGTTCGGCATCATGAAGGAGCAACGTGGGACGTTTGTAGGCCGTGAACCTCCTAGCAAAACCGAGTGTCAAAGCCTGAGGGTCGAGGGCCTGCCGGATCGCCGAGACCGCCTCGGGATCGGCGCCGAGCACTTGATATTGGTGCACCAGCCGCCGGCGCGCATATTCCACGAGCGCCTGCCGGCCTTGCTTACGGAAATTCCAGAGTTCTTCGTCCGACAAGTCGCGGATCGCTTTGGGGAGTTCCGCCAAGAGCCCGTGCCATCGCTCCTTGCCGCATGCCTCCGTCCAGAGCCGATCCGCCCATTCCGAATCCCACGACGGCACATGCACCCCGTTGGTCACGGACATGACCGGCACCTCGCGCTCCGGCCACCGCGGAAAAAACGGCTGAAACAACCGACGGCTGACCGTGCCGTGCAGTTTGCTGACTCCGTTCACCATCAGGCTTCCCCGCATGGCCAGCGCCGCCATGGTGAAGGGTTCCGCCGGATTCTCCGGATATGTCCGGCCCAGGCGAAGGAATTCTTCCATCGTTATTCCCAATCGGATCACATACTCGCGAAAATACCGCTGCATCAAGTCCGGCGAGAAGACGTCGAACCCGGCGGCTACCGGAGTATGTGTGGTGAAGACATTACCGGCCCGCGTGGCGCACAAGGCTTCGGCGAAAGACTGCCCGGTCTTCTCCATGGCGGCACGAGCCCGCTCCACCACGGCAAAGGCCGCATGTCCTTCGTTCAGATGGCAGATTTCCACCTCGATCCCCAGCGTGACGAGCGCGCACCACCCGCCGATTCCCAACGCCATTTCTTGAACCAGACGGAGTTCCGGCCGGGCATCGTACAGCTTACTGGTGATACCACGGTCGGCGGCGCTGTTGAGGGGATCGTTGCTATCCAGCAGATACAGCTTCACCCGGCCGACTTGCACGAACCAGACACGAAGAAACACGGTACGCCCGGGTAGTTCGAACGGAATGCGAAGCCATTCGCCGGTGGACAGCAAGAGCGGCTGCACCGGCAGACTGACGGGATCATTATATGGGTAGGCCTCGATTTGCCAGCCGTTCGAATCCAGAATTTGGCGGAAATAGCCTTCTTGATAGAGCAGGCCGATGCCGACCAGCGGCACGTCGAGATCGCTCGCGGTCTTGAGCACATCACCCGCCAGCATTCCCAGCCCGCCCGCATAGAGCGGCAGCGCTTCGCCCAGCCCGAACTCCATGCTGAAATAGGCGATCGTCTTGAGCGCCGGCGCAGGATAGCGCTCGCGACACCATCCGCGCTCGGCCAGATAGCTCTGCCTCGCGACGACGACCTGTTGCAGCTCCTTTCTGAACAGGGGATCCTGCGCCGCCTGTTCCAACCGCTCGTGCGGGACATACTGGAGCACCGATCGAGGATTACGGGTCTGCTCCCAGATGTCGGGATCAAGCGTCTTCCAGAGTTTGTCGCTGGTATGGTCCCACGTCCATCTGACGTCGAGCGCCAGTTCCGCGAGGGGCTTCAACTCCTCAGGAAGGGTACGGAGCATTATGAGCGGAGGCTCAGTCATGGCATGACCATTTCCTCATATGAATGTCCGCAACCAGTGTGATGCTCTCACTCTGCATCATCCCTCGCTCGATTTTCTTGTCCATTGAATGTACGGCAGCTTATCGATTCCCTTCCTCAAGACGCTCCACCCTCAAATTGCAGTTGTTCTTCTTCCTCTTTTCGCAGCGCGGTGGTCAACGATTCCTGCACGAATCGCTGCGCTTCCGTGCGTTCCGCAGCCGTGAGGCAGGCCTTGGCATCTTGAATGGCCGCCGCCAGCAACGCCGAAGCGAAGGAAGAGGGATCCTGCGAGAGGACCGAAGCCAGCGCGCCAACCTCGGCGTAGAGATTCGGGTCAAGCTCCAAAACAAGTTGCCTTCCTCGGTGTCGGATCGCCCACTGCCCGCTTCCGGAAGTTGACCGGATCGTCCTGATCACCTCCGCCACATGACTGCTCTGCTCGAACCCAAACATAACCATGTTCAGAAACTGATTTTCGAACTCTTTTTTCGCTTCATAGACCCAGCGTCCCTGCTTGAGCTCGGTGATGTCTCCCACCGGCACACGGAGCGCGGACATGTATGCGGCACGGTCTTGTCCGCTTTTCATCACCCGCTGCCTGCGCTCGCCGTTCGCGGGTTGGAGGGGTCGGCCCTGTAAACTTGCGACG
Proteins encoded in this region:
- a CDS encoding Two-component system sensor histidine kinase, whose amino-acid sequence is MRHVQDFMERKGFLSGLSVENAVRPMILDSWTRCVQGGLPTEPQSLTLRRVSDDELSQRLEHNRELVEITRPYLRLISTVLEPITHTAYLVDRQGIVLESSGNVPDLSRNVELLPGYDWSERAMGTNGAGTALATRQAVAVIGAEHFMRHLHDCVSTAAPVHDAAGVIIGALAVAGSTTDAAPDRLKLIAQLASMIGQGLSSGPEATNASGAYKTVARDWKHT
- a CDS encoding superoxide dismutase encodes the protein MVITQAYQAKQFQLSGLNGISDKTLEMHFKLYEGYVRETNRLTERIAGFLKDGTVDQEEMPAYSEITRRLGFEYNGMVLHEYYFDNLKRHGSGDPDHSSAFRKEAETSFGSYATWRTDFASIARLRGVGWAICYRNPTNGRLSNHWITLHEIGNVAGFTPLLVLDVWEHAFILDYKPSDRAKYIEAFFANVDWDVVGKRLATGLGR
- a CDS encoding Two-component transcriptional response regulator, LuxR family, translated to MFKILIADDFPVLRAGVKELVSRVMPVTIGEAADIPEMLRLIRTQTWDTLVLDINMPGGSSIDALREVKRDYPKLPILVLSMYPEEQYALRMFKAGANGYLTKTAIPAELVQAIKKVLGGGNYVTPLIGEQLAVAYGFPSTHRDQLSNRELEVLRLIASGKTCTEIAAELSLSATTIITYRARILEKLHLRNNMELTRYALEQKLIF
- a CDS encoding Glycogen phosphorylase; this translates as MTEPPLIMLRTLPEELKPLAELALDVRWTWDHTSDKLWKTLDPDIWEQTRNPRSVLQYVPHERLEQAAQDPLFRKELQQVVVARQSYLAERGWCRERYPAPALKTIAYFSMEFGLGEALPLYAGGLGMLAGDVLKTASDLDVPLVGIGLLYQEGYFRQILDSNGWQIEAYPYNDPVSLPVQPLLLSTGEWLRIPFELPGRTVFLRVWFVQVGRVKLYLLDSNDPLNSAADRGITSKLYDARPELRLVQEMALGIGGWCALVTLGIEVEICHLNEGHAAFAVVERARAAMEKTGQSFAEALCATRAGNVFTTHTPVAAGFDVFSPDLMQRYFREYVIRLGITMEEFLRLGRTYPENPAEPFTMAALAMRGSLMVNGVSKLHGTVSRRLFQPFFPRWPEREVPVMSVTNGVHVPSWDSEWADRLWTEACGKERWHGLLAELPKAIRDLSDEELWNFRKQGRQALVEYARRRLVHQYQVLGADPEAVSAIRQALDPQALTLGFARRFTAYKRPTLLLHDAERLARLLNHPERPVQLVVAGKAHPQDEEGKRLVQQLVRFVRWPLVRQRVIFLTDYDMVLAQHLVQGVDVWINTPRRPWEACGTSGMKVLVNGGLNLSELDGWWAEAYSPEVGWALGDGREHDDPAWDAVEAGQLYDLLEREIVPAFYARDARGIPAGWVARITESMARLTTLFSSNRMLREYVETLYLPASRDYRKRIAKGGSLVKHLLAWKAALEQQWPNIRFGEVRVTRDKREWRFSAPVHLGGLDPADVRVELYADPGGGEDRVCLPLVREETTSTAPGWHLFRGSAQSARPADHFTLRVVPAHPEAAVPLENHHILWAR